A DNA window from Mycobacterium sp. IDR2000157661 contains the following coding sequences:
- a CDS encoding Na+/H+ antiporter subunit D, giving the protein MTLGAVLTPLPVLLPALGAAATLIAGRRPRLQRLIGLVVLFTVLVVCGALVYLADRDGTLVVYVGGWGQAVPGLGPLGITLVVDRLSALMLLVSSIVLLAVVFYAIGQGIRDGDERQPVSIFMPTYLVLSAGVCMAFLAGDLFNLFVGFEVLLAASFVLLTIGASRDRVRAGIAYVMVSMVSSLVFLLGIALVYAATGTLNMAEVAVRLDDVSDGTRTALFAVLLVAFGIKAAVFPLSAWLPDSYPTAPAPVTAVFAGLLTKVGVYAIIRAHALLFPGGGLNTLLLVAALLTMLVGILGAIAQSDIKRLLSFTLVSHIGYMVFGIALASELGMSGAIFYVVHHILVQTTLFLVVGLIERQAGASTMQRLGGLAAASPLLAFVWVVPALNLGGIPPFSGFIGKVALLEAGAQDGSALAWVLVGGAVLTSLLTLYVVARVWTHAFWRPRADAPEGHLSAAVPASLIDEPHDIKFVDRDHVGRMPIGMLAPTAALVAVAFALTVLAGPIFSYSERAAAQVLDRSQYITAVVGTR; this is encoded by the coding sequence GTGACGCTGGGCGCGGTGCTCACGCCGCTCCCCGTTCTGCTTCCCGCCCTCGGCGCGGCCGCGACGTTGATCGCCGGCCGGCGACCGCGGCTGCAACGCCTGATCGGGCTGGTGGTGCTGTTCACCGTCCTGGTGGTGTGCGGCGCGTTGGTCTACCTCGCCGACCGCGACGGCACGCTGGTCGTCTACGTCGGCGGATGGGGCCAGGCGGTGCCCGGCCTGGGGCCGCTCGGCATCACCCTGGTGGTGGATCGCCTGTCGGCGCTGATGCTGCTGGTGTCGTCGATCGTGCTGTTGGCGGTCGTGTTCTATGCGATCGGTCAGGGCATCAGGGACGGCGACGAGCGCCAACCCGTGTCGATCTTCATGCCCACCTACCTGGTGCTGTCTGCCGGCGTCTGCATGGCCTTTCTCGCCGGCGACCTGTTCAACCTCTTCGTCGGCTTCGAGGTCTTGTTGGCCGCGAGCTTCGTGCTGCTGACGATCGGGGCCAGCAGGGACCGGGTGCGGGCCGGCATCGCCTACGTCATGGTGTCGATGGTGTCGTCGCTGGTGTTCTTGTTGGGCATCGCTCTGGTCTACGCCGCCACCGGGACCCTGAACATGGCGGAGGTGGCGGTGCGCCTAGACGATGTGAGCGATGGCACCCGCACCGCGTTGTTCGCCGTGCTGCTGGTGGCGTTCGGCATCAAGGCGGCGGTGTTTCCCCTTTCGGCGTGGCTGCCCGACTCCTACCCGACCGCACCGGCGCCGGTGACCGCCGTGTTCGCCGGACTGCTCACCAAAGTCGGCGTCTACGCCATCATCCGCGCGCATGCCCTGCTGTTCCCCGGCGGCGGGCTGAACACGCTGCTGCTGGTCGCCGCGTTGCTGACCATGCTGGTCGGCATTCTCGGCGCGATCGCGCAGAGCGACATCAAGCGGTTGCTGTCGTTCACTCTGGTGAGCCACATCGGCTACATGGTCTTCGGCATCGCGTTGGCCAGCGAGCTCGGCATGTCCGGAGCGATCTTCTATGTGGTGCACCACATTCTGGTGCAGACGACGTTGTTCCTGGTGGTCGGCCTGATCGAGCGGCAGGCCGGCGCGTCGACGATGCAGCGGCTGGGCGGGCTGGCGGCGGCCAGTCCGTTGCTGGCCTTCGTCTGGGTGGTGCCTGCGCTCAATCTCGGTGGGATTCCGCCTTTCTCGGGGTTCATCGGCAAGGTCGCCCTGTTGGAGGCCGGCGCCCAGGACGGCTCGGCGCTGGCCTGGGTACTGGTCGGTGGTGCCGTGCTGACCAGCTTGTTGACGCTGTACGTGGTGGCCAGGGTGTGGACCCATGCGTTCTGGCGTCCGCGCGCGGACGCTCCCGAGGGCCACCTGTCGGCTGCGGTGCCTGCTTCTCTGATCGACGAACCACACGACATCAAGTTCGTCGACCGGGACCACGTCGGCCGGATGCCGATCGGAATGCTGGCTCCGACGGCGGCACTGGTCGCTGTGGCGTTCGCGCTGACCGTATTGGCCGGGCCGATCTTCTCGTACAGCGAGCGCGCGGCGGCTCAGGTGCTGGACCGGAGCCAGTACATCACCGCAGTGGTGGGAACGCGATGA
- a CDS encoding Na+/H+ antiporter subunit A has product MLAILLAHAAAAALAPLFVYRWGRMAFYPLSLVPLGSLVWVVLNWPSAGRSTTASVQWVPELSMDITLRFDTLAAVMSVLVLGIGALVLLYCADYFHHHDGRTENRLPSFAAELVAFSGAMFGLVTADNMLVLYVFWEVTTVLSFLLVGHYAERVTSRRSATQALLVTTFGGLAMLVGIIVLANDAGTYRLSELVASPPTDIAASVGVVLVLVGALSKSAIVPMHFWLPGAMAAPTPVSAYLHAAAMVKAGVYLIARMSPGFADVAPWRPTVVVLGVLTMLLAGWRAVREYDLKLILAFGTVSYLGLITLMVGTGGQDMMLAGLAMLCAHAMFKAALFMVVGIIDHVTGTRDIRRLAWLGDRAKPLLVIAVGATASMAALPPFLGFVAKEADYETVLYSPTLGGAAPYVLAGIAIGSVFTTIYSLRFLFGAFGRKGRAEPSTRVAEMHRPTTAFLIAPAILSASGLVFGLWPKGLGDVLEQYSDTVRAGGQDYHLALWHGLGVPLLVSALVLAAGVAAYVYRQRLRRIRTVREPLGNADRVYDAFLRRLDLWSVELTAVTQRGSIPATQSVILATLVLVPVIVLALGARDRPDFGLWSSPLQVIIGVIILAAAIGAMVMRNRLAAVLLVSVTGYGVGAIFALHGAPDLALTQFLVETLTLVVFVLVLRTLPAEADRAQIRRHRWPRAVLAIAVGATVTTLAVYAVAARTATPIADLIPNAAYFGGHGANAVNVLLVDIRAWDTMGEIMVLVVAATGVASMVFRHRRFGAAPRISDVGQPDIGVPSNPAASEVTWLRGSGMRDPRHRSLLLEVATRIIFPLIMVLSAYFFFAGHNNPGGGFAGGLTAGLALVLRYLAGGRYELGETLPLDAGKILGAGLCLSVGTALVSLFFGAPVLSSALIEFDVPVLGTVKFVTSLIFDLGVYLIVVGLVLDVLRSLGARVDEEIAQSTKQQVDAG; this is encoded by the coding sequence CTGCTCGCCATCCTGCTCGCGCACGCGGCGGCTGCCGCCTTGGCGCCACTGTTCGTTTACCGGTGGGGCCGAATGGCGTTCTACCCCTTGTCCTTGGTGCCGCTGGGCTCGCTCGTCTGGGTAGTGCTGAACTGGCCGAGCGCCGGCCGCTCGACCACGGCGAGCGTGCAGTGGGTGCCCGAGCTGTCGATGGACATCACGCTGCGCTTCGACACGCTCGCCGCGGTGATGAGCGTTCTGGTGCTCGGTATCGGCGCGCTCGTGCTGTTGTACTGCGCGGACTACTTCCACCACCATGACGGCCGCACAGAGAATCGGCTGCCCAGCTTCGCCGCCGAGCTCGTCGCGTTCTCCGGGGCGATGTTCGGGTTGGTCACCGCCGACAACATGCTGGTCCTCTACGTGTTCTGGGAAGTCACCACCGTCTTGTCGTTCCTGCTCGTCGGCCACTACGCCGAGCGTGTGACGAGTCGCCGGTCGGCCACCCAGGCACTGCTGGTGACGACGTTCGGCGGGCTGGCGATGCTGGTCGGCATCATCGTGCTGGCCAACGACGCAGGCACCTACCGGTTGTCCGAGCTCGTCGCGTCGCCGCCGACGGACATCGCCGCGTCGGTCGGCGTTGTCCTGGTTCTGGTGGGCGCGTTGTCGAAGTCGGCGATCGTGCCGATGCACTTCTGGCTGCCCGGCGCCATGGCCGCCCCCACCCCCGTCAGCGCCTATCTGCACGCAGCGGCGATGGTGAAAGCGGGCGTCTACCTGATCGCGCGCATGAGCCCCGGCTTCGCCGACGTCGCGCCGTGGCGCCCGACAGTCGTCGTCCTCGGGGTGCTGACCATGCTGCTCGCCGGCTGGCGCGCTGTCCGCGAGTACGACCTGAAGTTGATCCTGGCCTTCGGCACCGTCAGCTACCTCGGGCTGATCACGCTGATGGTCGGCACAGGTGGTCAGGACATGATGCTGGCGGGGCTGGCGATGCTGTGTGCGCACGCCATGTTCAAGGCGGCGCTGTTCATGGTGGTCGGGATCATCGACCACGTCACCGGCACGCGCGACATCCGGCGGCTGGCCTGGCTCGGCGACCGGGCGAAGCCGCTTCTGGTCATCGCGGTCGGTGCGACGGCCAGCATGGCGGCGCTGCCGCCGTTCCTCGGCTTCGTCGCCAAGGAGGCCGACTACGAGACAGTCCTGTACAGCCCGACATTGGGCGGCGCCGCACCGTACGTGCTCGCCGGAATCGCGATCGGGTCGGTCTTCACCACGATCTACAGCCTTCGCTTCCTGTTCGGCGCGTTCGGCCGCAAGGGTCGCGCAGAACCGAGCACCCGGGTAGCCGAGATGCATCGTCCGACAACAGCATTCCTCATTGCGCCGGCAATACTCTCCGCGTCGGGTTTGGTGTTCGGGCTGTGGCCCAAAGGTCTTGGCGACGTGCTCGAGCAGTACTCGGACACGGTGCGCGCCGGCGGGCAGGACTACCACCTCGCCTTGTGGCACGGGCTCGGGGTGCCGTTGCTGGTATCGGCTCTGGTGCTGGCCGCCGGTGTCGCCGCTTACGTCTACCGCCAACGGCTGCGCCGGATTCGCACCGTGCGCGAACCACTGGGCAACGCCGACCGGGTGTACGACGCCTTCCTGCGCCGGCTCGACCTGTGGTCGGTCGAGCTCACCGCGGTCACGCAGCGGGGTTCGATTCCGGCGACCCAGTCGGTGATCCTGGCGACGCTGGTGCTCGTGCCGGTCATCGTGCTCGCGCTTGGCGCACGCGACCGTCCGGATTTCGGGCTCTGGAGTTCACCACTGCAAGTCATCATCGGCGTCATCATCCTGGCTGCCGCGATCGGCGCGATGGTGATGCGCAACCGCTTGGCGGCCGTTCTGCTTGTCAGCGTGACGGGCTACGGCGTCGGCGCGATCTTCGCGCTGCACGGCGCGCCGGACCTCGCGCTCACCCAGTTCCTGGTCGAGACCCTGACCCTGGTCGTCTTCGTGCTGGTGCTACGCACGCTGCCCGCCGAAGCCGACCGCGCCCAGATCCGCCGCCACCGGTGGCCTAGGGCGGTTCTCGCGATCGCCGTCGGCGCGACCGTCACCACGCTGGCCGTCTACGCCGTTGCCGCGCGCACCGCAACACCGATCGCCGACCTGATCCCCAACGCCGCCTACTTCGGCGGCCACGGTGCCAACGCAGTCAACGTGCTACTGGTCGACATCCGCGCCTGGGACACGATGGGCGAGATCATGGTGCTGGTGGTCGCGGCCACCGGAGTGGCGTCAATGGTGTTCCGGCACCGGCGATTCGGCGCGGCACCGCGCATATCCGACGTCGGTCAGCCAGACATCGGGGTGCCCTCGAATCCGGCGGCCAGCGAGGTCACCTGGCTGCGCGGCAGCGGAATGCGTGACCCAAGGCACCGGTCGCTCCTTCTCGAGGTCGCCACGCGGATCATCTTTCCCCTCATCATGGTGCTGTCGGCCTACTTCTTCTTCGCCGGACACAACAATCCCGGCGGCGGTTTCGCCGGCGGGTTGACCGCAGGGCTGGCGCTGGTGCTGCGATACCTGGCCGGTGGGCGGTACGAGCTCGGCGAGACCCTGCCGCTGGACGCAGGCAAGATCCTGGGGGCTGGGCTGTGCCTGTCGGTGGGCACCGCGCTGGTCTCGTTGTTCTTCGGAGCGCCCGTGCTGTCGTCGGCACTGATCGAGTTCGACGTGCCCGTCCTCGGCACGGTCAAGTTCGTCACCTCGCTGATCTTCGACCTGGGTGTCTACCTCATCGTCGTAGGCCTCGTGCTCGACGTGCTGCGCAGTCTCGGCGCCCGCGTCGACGAGGAGATCGCCCAGTCGACCAAGCAGCAGGTGGACGCCGGATGA
- the sodC gene encoding superoxide dismutase[Cu-Zn]: MRKIVASGAVFALPALALSACYAPETPSSTPGTTPAIWTGSPPPAAPPGEGGEPEAEGQAQNQTTGETLSADLRMADGTPVATATIEFTGDYATVTVRTTTPGELTPGFHGLHIHQVGKCEPNSVAPAGGAPGNFNSAGGHFQAPGQSGHPASGDLTSLQVRDDGSAMLVTTTGAFTAEELTSGEGTSIIIHEKADNFANIPPDRYQQVNGDPPPDQTTLATGDAGARVACGVIRTG, encoded by the coding sequence ATGCGCAAGATCGTCGCTTCCGGTGCCGTGTTCGCCTTGCCCGCCCTCGCGTTGAGCGCCTGCTACGCACCCGAGACGCCCAGCAGCACGCCCGGTACCACGCCGGCGATCTGGACCGGTTCGCCGCCGCCGGCCGCCCCGCCCGGTGAGGGCGGCGAGCCCGAGGCCGAGGGCCAGGCTCAGAACCAAACCACCGGCGAGACGCTGAGCGCCGACCTGCGGATGGCCGACGGCACCCCGGTCGCAACCGCCACCATCGAATTCACCGGTGACTACGCGACGGTCACCGTGCGAACCACAACCCCGGGTGAGCTCACGCCTGGCTTCCATGGGCTGCACATCCATCAGGTCGGTAAGTGCGAGCCCAATTCCGTCGCGCCAGCCGGGGGCGCGCCGGGGAATTTCAACTCGGCCGGTGGTCACTTTCAGGCGCCGGGCCAGAGCGGCCACCCCGCCAGCGGTGACCTGACCTCCTTGCAGGTGCGCGACGACGGCTCGGCGATGTTGGTGACCACGACCGGCGCGTTCACCGCCGAGGAACTGACCAGCGGCGAAGGCACGTCGATCATCATCCACGAGAAGGCCGACAACTTCGCCAACATCCCGCCGGATCGCTACCAGCAGGTCAACGGCGATCCGCCGCCGGATCAGACCACTCTGGCGACCGGCGACGCCGGCGCTCGGGTGGCATGCGGTGTTATCCGTACCGGCTAG
- a CDS encoding SAM-dependent methyltransferase translates to MARADDAGRDITEGDGVTALTVAWSRVQEQDSDCPLFTDPYAKLFVDAAAERGWRVPVAETAARLRAACGYAASRTKWFDEFFIAAGANGIDQAVILAAGLDARAWRLPWVGGSAVYEIDQPTVLAFKAETLRRHAATPGAHYVAVPIALHDNWPEALRRSGFDPDEPTAWAAEDLLPTLSAEDQSVLFERIGDLSAPGSRIAVEASEVTDWFLRRGWEVTAIAAADLMDRYGRCAAGEADDTTPRTLFAEGRLLT, encoded by the coding sequence ATGGCAAGGGCTGACGACGCCGGTCGCGACATCACCGAGGGCGACGGTGTGACGGCCCTTACCGTCGCGTGGTCGCGCGTTCAGGAGCAGGACAGCGACTGCCCGCTCTTCACCGACCCCTACGCGAAGCTGTTCGTCGACGCCGCCGCCGAGCGTGGCTGGCGGGTGCCAGTCGCTGAGACGGCGGCGCGGCTCAGAGCCGCCTGCGGGTACGCGGCGTCGCGCACCAAGTGGTTCGACGAGTTCTTCATCGCCGCCGGCGCCAACGGCATTGACCAGGCGGTGATCCTCGCGGCGGGGCTCGATGCGCGGGCATGGCGGCTGCCGTGGGTCGGTGGCAGCGCGGTGTACGAGATCGACCAGCCTACGGTCTTGGCGTTCAAGGCCGAGACACTGCGCCGGCACGCCGCGACGCCGGGTGCACACTACGTGGCGGTGCCGATCGCGCTGCACGACAACTGGCCGGAGGCTCTGCGACGCAGCGGTTTCGACCCCGACGAGCCGACCGCATGGGCCGCCGAGGACCTGCTGCCGACCCTGTCCGCGGAAGACCAGAGCGTGTTGTTCGAGCGGATCGGGGATCTCAGCGCGCCGGGAAGTCGCATCGCTGTGGAAGCCTCCGAGGTGACCGACTGGTTTCTGCGGCGCGGGTGGGAAGTCACCGCGATCGCGGCCGCTGACCTGATGGACCGCTACGGGCGTTGTGCGGCAGGCGAGGCCGACGACACCACGCCACGCACACTCTTCGCCGAGGGGCGGCTGCTGACCTAA
- a CDS encoding monovalent cation/H(+) antiporter subunit G has translation MNALDVVTAVLVLSGSALALTAAVGVVRFPDTLSRMHAASKPQVLGLLLVLAGAAVRLRGHIDVGMLVLTGMFTLITAPVVANRVGQLAYREHNVRDELLTADEMDQYAAEPESGGDGKG, from the coding sequence ATGAACGCGCTCGACGTGGTGACGGCCGTACTGGTGCTCAGCGGTTCGGCTCTTGCGCTCACCGCCGCCGTCGGCGTGGTGCGTTTCCCCGACACGCTGTCGCGGATGCATGCGGCCTCCAAGCCGCAGGTGCTCGGCCTACTGCTGGTACTCGCGGGCGCCGCCGTAAGACTGCGCGGCCACATCGACGTCGGCATGCTGGTCCTCACCGGGATGTTCACCCTCATCACGGCGCCGGTGGTGGCCAACCGCGTCGGTCAGCTCGCCTACCGCGAGCACAACGTCCGCGACGAGTTGCTGACGGCCGACGAGATGGACCAGTATGCCGCAGAACCGGAAAGCGGTGGCGATGGCAAGGGCTGA
- a CDS encoding glutamate--cysteine ligase — MLSVPASSRIDFVGSPRPTVGVEWEFALVDAQTRGLSNEAAAVIEELGENNPHVHKELLRNTVEIVTGICDSVPEAMDDLRATLATARQIVRGRGMELFCAGTHPFAKWSPGSLTDAPRYAELIKRTQWWGRQMLIWGVHVHVGISSAHKVMAINTSLLNHYPHLLALSASSPFWDGEDTGYASNRAMMFQQLPTAGLPFHFQTWTEWERFVHDQKKTGIIDHMNEIRWDIRPSPHIGTVEVRIFDGVSNLRELSALVALTHCLIVDLDRRLEAGERLPTMPPWHVQENKWRAARYGLDAVIILDADSNERLVTEDLDELLNRLEPVARSLHCADELAGVADIYRTGASYQRQRRVAEEHDGDLRAVVDALVAELEI, encoded by the coding sequence GTGTTATCCGTACCGGCTAGCAGCCGCATCGACTTCGTCGGCTCGCCCCGACCGACGGTCGGCGTCGAATGGGAGTTCGCCCTCGTCGACGCGCAGACCCGCGGCCTGAGCAACGAGGCCGCGGCCGTCATCGAGGAGCTCGGCGAGAACAACCCGCACGTACACAAGGAACTGCTGCGCAACACCGTCGAGATCGTCACCGGCATCTGCGATTCCGTCCCGGAGGCGATGGACGACCTGCGTGCGACGCTGGCCACGGCGCGTCAGATCGTTCGCGGTCGCGGTATGGAGTTGTTCTGTGCGGGCACGCACCCGTTCGCGAAGTGGTCGCCCGGCAGCCTGACCGATGCGCCCCGGTACGCCGAGCTGATCAAACGTACCCAGTGGTGGGGCAGGCAGATGCTGATCTGGGGCGTGCACGTACACGTCGGAATCTCCTCGGCGCACAAGGTGATGGCTATCAACACCTCCCTGCTCAACCACTATCCGCACCTGCTGGCGCTGTCGGCGTCCTCGCCGTTCTGGGACGGCGAGGACACCGGCTACGCGTCGAACCGGGCGATGATGTTCCAGCAGTTGCCGACGGCGGGGCTGCCGTTCCACTTCCAGACGTGGACCGAGTGGGAACGCTTCGTCCACGATCAGAAGAAGACCGGAATCATCGACCACATGAACGAGATCCGGTGGGACATCCGGCCGTCCCCGCACATCGGCACGGTCGAGGTGCGGATCTTCGACGGCGTCTCCAACCTGCGTGAGCTCAGCGCGCTCGTCGCGCTCACGCACTGCCTGATCGTCGACCTCGACCGCCGCCTCGAGGCCGGTGAGCGGCTGCCGACCATGCCGCCGTGGCATGTGCAGGAGAACAAGTGGCGCGCAGCGCGTTACGGCCTCGACGCGGTCATCATCCTCGACGCCGACAGCAACGAGCGGTTGGTGACCGAGGACCTCGACGAGCTGTTGAACCGCCTGGAACCGGTTGCGCGGTCACTGCACTGTGCCGACGAACTCGCCGGCGTCGCCGACATCTATCGCACCGGCGCGTCGTACCAGCGGCAGCGCCGCGTCGCCGAGGAGCACGACGGCGACCTGCGTGCGGTGGTCGACGCGCTGGTCGCAGAACTGGAAATCTAG
- a CDS encoding LON peptidase substrate-binding domain-containing protein: MAAIPMFPLQVAMLPGEELPLRIFEPRYSAMVSDCLAMDDPSFGVVLIAAGREVGGGDTRSDVGALARIAECADFGDGRYRLRCTMGERIRVLEWQPDNPYPRAAIEPWPDQPGESVDIDAIREVEDRMVALFERIAASRGAEVNARDIVAGADASGDVGMWLYALTSRLPMGQADRYAVLAAPTPAERLAALRDAVETVTAMVEFQLPSGD, translated from the coding sequence GTGGCCGCCATCCCGATGTTCCCGCTGCAGGTGGCGATGCTGCCCGGCGAGGAGCTGCCGCTGCGGATCTTCGAACCGCGCTACAGCGCCATGGTTTCGGACTGTCTGGCGATGGACGACCCGTCATTCGGCGTCGTGCTGATCGCCGCGGGTCGCGAGGTCGGCGGCGGTGACACCCGCAGCGACGTCGGTGCGCTGGCCCGCATCGCCGAGTGCGCCGACTTCGGCGACGGGCGCTACCGGCTACGGTGCACGATGGGCGAGCGGATCCGGGTGCTCGAGTGGCAACCCGACAACCCGTACCCACGGGCCGCGATCGAGCCGTGGCCGGATCAGCCCGGCGAGTCGGTCGACATCGACGCCATTCGCGAGGTCGAGGACCGGATGGTCGCACTGTTCGAGCGGATCGCCGCTTCGCGTGGCGCGGAGGTGAACGCCCGCGATATCGTCGCCGGCGCCGACGCGTCAGGTGATGTCGGAATGTGGCTGTACGCATTGACATCCCGCTTGCCCATGGGCCAGGCGGACCGCTACGCGGTGCTCGCGGCCCCGACCCCGGCCGAGAGGTTGGCGGCGCTGCGCGACGCCGTCGAAACGGTCACCGCCATGGTCGAGTTCCAGCTGCCCTCGGGCGATTAG
- a CDS encoding Na+/H+ antiporter subunit E — protein MRRIALRVFVISWLVMVWILLWGTVSAANILSGLAIAAVITLLLPLPVVPVEGRLHPVSLLRLVLTVASYLIVSSVQVAALAVKPGPPPLSAVLRAHLAVKSDLVLALAASIFNLIPGTIVLEIDPVRRTLYMHVLDIASQRAVNRFYSQVEEIERLLVATFERNSEWRPVTEEANRA, from the coding sequence ATGAGACGAATCGCGTTGCGGGTGTTTGTGATCAGCTGGCTGGTGATGGTGTGGATACTGCTGTGGGGCACCGTTTCGGCGGCGAACATCCTATCCGGCCTGGCGATCGCGGCGGTGATAACTCTGCTGCTGCCGTTGCCCGTCGTGCCGGTGGAGGGCAGGCTGCATCCTGTTTCGCTGCTTCGCCTGGTGCTCACCGTCGCCTCGTACCTGATCGTGTCGTCGGTTCAGGTCGCCGCCCTGGCGGTGAAACCGGGCCCGCCGCCGTTGTCGGCCGTTCTACGCGCACATCTGGCCGTCAAGTCGGACCTGGTGCTGGCGCTGGCGGCCAGCATCTTCAACCTCATTCCCGGCACCATCGTGCTGGAGATAGATCCAGTCCGCCGTACGCTGTACATGCACGTCCTCGACATCGCTTCCCAGCGGGCGGTGAACCGGTTCTACAGCCAGGTCGAAGAGATCGAGCGGTTGCTCGTCGCCACCTTCGAGCGCAACAGCGAGTGGCGGCCGGTGACCGAGGAGGCGAATCGCGCATGA
- a CDS encoding DUF1707 domain-containing protein — MPATTPAVRAGDADREDTATLLGQALAGGYLGMADYETRLQTAFTAPTRVDLDGLTADLPVDQLRRTDPRRREARARAARRGVQVHLAAYLTMVVVVLTVWLAVGLTAGAWYFWPVWPILGAGIGVLAHALPVRYTSRPLPHHCGGRRQIAAMVQKAALR; from the coding sequence ATGCCCGCGACCACACCCGCCGTCCGCGCAGGCGATGCCGATCGGGAGGACACCGCCACGCTGCTGGGCCAAGCGCTCGCCGGGGGTTACCTCGGCATGGCCGACTACGAGACGCGGCTGCAGACCGCTTTCACCGCGCCGACCCGAGTCGACCTGGACGGCCTCACCGCCGACCTGCCCGTCGACCAGCTGCGGCGCACCGACCCGCGACGCCGCGAGGCCCGGGCACGCGCCGCCCGCCGCGGCGTGCAGGTCCACCTGGCCGCGTACCTGACGATGGTCGTCGTCGTGCTGACCGTCTGGTTGGCCGTCGGACTCACCGCCGGCGCGTGGTATTTCTGGCCGGTCTGGCCGATCCTCGGTGCAGGCATCGGCGTGCTCGCCCACGCGCTGCCGGTGCGCTACACGTCGCGACCGCTACCGCATCACTGCGGCGGCCGTCGTCAGATCGCAGCCATGGTGCAGAAAGCGGCGCTTCGGTAA
- a CDS encoding Na(+)/H(+) antiporter subunit C gives MTTNIVPLVLIGGLISAGVYLLLERTLTRMLLGLLLISNAVNLLLLVAGGPSGNPPIMGRATEDRSFTADPLVQALILTAIVITMGVAAFVLALAYRTYRLTTEEEVGDDPEDAKVSEMAAKDMSAYEEEQLRPDTSRDTELPDELDALPGYEGSK, from the coding sequence ATGACCACCAACATCGTTCCACTCGTCCTGATCGGGGGACTCATCAGCGCCGGGGTATACCTGCTGCTCGAGCGCACGCTGACCCGGATGCTGCTCGGTCTGCTCCTGATCAGCAACGCGGTGAACCTGCTGCTGCTCGTCGCCGGTGGCCCGTCAGGCAATCCGCCCATCATGGGCCGCGCCACCGAGGACCGGTCGTTCACGGCAGATCCGCTGGTTCAGGCGCTGATACTGACCGCGATCGTGATCACCATGGGAGTGGCGGCGTTCGTGCTCGCCTTGGCCTACCGGACGTACCGGTTGACCACCGAGGAGGAGGTGGGCGACGACCCGGAGGACGCCAAGGTCTCGGAGATGGCCGCCAAGGACATGTCGGCATACGAGGAGGAACAGCTGCGTCCGGACACCTCGCGCGACACCGAGCTGCCCGACGAGCTCGACGCGCTGCCCGGATACGAGGGGTCGAAGTGA
- a CDS encoding LytR C-terminal domain-containing protein, whose product MNQRDSSGLPLRAMVMVLLFLGVVFLLVALQAMGSGDDEDAPSPIATTTTSSPTTSEAPGPARAEVRVYNISTVQGAAEDVANRLREADWNVTDTTNLELPDVTATTVYFSDAPGEREAAEEVGRLLAAPVEPRVPELADQPPGVVVVVTG is encoded by the coding sequence ATGAACCAGCGAGACTCGTCCGGCCTGCCGCTGCGCGCCATGGTCATGGTGTTGCTGTTCCTGGGCGTGGTGTTCCTCTTGGTGGCCCTGCAGGCGATGGGCTCCGGTGACGACGAGGACGCCCCGTCGCCGATCGCGACCACCACGACGTCCAGCCCGACGACGTCGGAGGCGCCCGGCCCGGCGCGGGCCGAGGTGCGGGTCTACAACATCTCGACGGTGCAGGGCGCTGCCGAGGACGTGGCGAACCGGTTGCGTGAAGCGGATTGGAATGTCACCGACACCACCAACCTGGAACTGCCCGACGTCACGGCCACCACGGTCTACTTCAGCGACGCCCCGGGCGAACGCGAAGCCGCCGAGGAGGTGGGCCGGCTGTTGGCGGCTCCGGTCGAACCGCGGGTGCCCGAACTTGCCGACCAGCCACCAGGCGTGGTGGTAGTGGTCACCGGCTAG
- a CDS encoding monovalent cation/H+ antiporter complex subunit F, whose translation MTVVWVIAGVMLITASVLTLFRLLAGPSTLDRLVALDALVAVTMCGIGAWAAFSRDTTVTYGLAALALTTFLGSVSVARFRVPDVDKPRVHGEHR comes from the coding sequence ATGACAGTCGTGTGGGTGATCGCGGGGGTCATGCTCATCACCGCGTCGGTGTTGACGTTGTTCCGGTTGCTGGCCGGCCCGAGCACGCTGGACCGTCTGGTGGCCCTCGACGCCCTTGTGGCCGTGACGATGTGCGGGATCGGCGCATGGGCGGCATTCAGCCGCGACACGACGGTGACCTACGGCCTGGCCGCGCTGGCTCTGACCACGTTCCTCGGCTCGGTCAGCGTCGCGCGTTTCCGGGTGCCCGACGTCGACAAGCCGCGGGTGCACGGGGAGCATCGATGA